A stretch of Besnoitia besnoiti strain Bb-Ger1 chromosome III, whole genome shotgun sequence DNA encodes these proteins:
- a CDS encoding hypothetical protein (encoded by transcript BESB_046100), which yields MDSRAEEADSGDQSRRGVCEGSSAAACRASKSLSLARLTPDSADYGSEAPAVSVDQEEAMHRDEAKDAGKRGKDRSQSPSRRTSAGRERSEEGNEKPPESNRQQARTDATAESDQDSEDASAGRHASSRAGDDPVSPSSPVAAAPSRPKRDVKRSKYTDMLKGKWTPPASRALEDDTKEKRKRKRRRDAHSVQGSAIPPLASDAGEEMPQLKTPRQTSYGESVSPRSHGGGSGVSRGQSRRAVLLESPLALQSFLQSPLFGEDSFSGPYAVQNSSKSPKRGSFSCDPSLRTSLLSAAPSSANSFTNRGSRGSLCDFQACLQAPRESPWPVLGGHASRLLPPAGATHGSCRSAGGAFHTSELCRIATVAPLTPAGLSLSQPHRGSAHSPWAVKPPPLQRPKEKSATSAAAGRLSCSGSTGGRTDVELNGEATAGSSGESIPACRRAVCGPALPVDLLGFGLPARELARVLRQQLKNESECGAQRARIPTDDRPQPEETRQRVDAEAPVDGAEGKDGKLHQDKQQGRSGGEGSSKLAGVATPSQPLPPSVSQSLSASPSPSCSLSPCSRRRRAGGACPAARAPASDAPVVEQFSLKCDCVVIGAGVSGLAAAAYLRRCGAKVLLVEAKPRVGGRAFTTLLPARQLPDGRSVKDIQVDLGANYMHCVTRFRRRQKRPAASDRLEARKHQHDSAFSYTKKSPFANASGGHSDFNTEPVGKAIGGIVGAAGLPRDCRWRREPSRSVSGIAAVLRPLVADVCGKQNWESTFFSNWYDDRTGARISHASTVRVNHILELIRQRAAAKLAHFPAPTLSASNSQLPTEPAESREGAPEKRTTGLHETSSRQDPPGGAEKVAGASDNGLAPAARASSPPASCPPPSLSHASSASSFTSCISGCVVLPNSEIDEIVPGAVASTVSLSYAAADCFAPPLRTYLRQASARTLPSPSCSSQQATASCNASSRPEARRDASDFDEVCSDALENLRTFPAAADALADACPCVCGARDGAHWPSSRSLPGSRTAVREAASAEPEGGSRSRDRKRKTRTSLISSSAFPSYYPLGEHLLRGLLGAEDSARATVDSLPSLEDTAAPVSGAAAEQERASFASGASCSLCCPDCCTAACGERRRAIEKLREAQLSRGEHALYCALNTCELERLKSSLSAISAADARRGERGGEGAAGEEAGGADDEEGSMESLSVSGKRHNCPRPAAAGDASTAEEPREMECHGGLASSPSTPTGRGLEKTSQAGAFRAAEEEGKQRNGASGFGVPGALQDLPRHPSASPFPVQFPFSLRLHEHSIVRPVFPAALCTDSGCRRSAWDILEESIREVFEEEVLPASLPGEEEEKEEAFPAGRQLPASSTKLNGGDKRSRKGAQSPTRDGSPMGGASQRRASGSSTPLASVEGEEGRVGKARESLRNDTQSLASPSERGKQKSNASPKSSRCALTEQELRMLFVQLQSRLGYVGDLREQSISALKNFPFEVAVLSEQGRERVALSSASREARLEHPHPPAGSGVSRSSSTSLSASRAVWSSSAFLPSGAPASAPPLPSPQSLQTPMSSSRAPFGQQQIPVRLSAASTAGGDVHAYTAGLDAAAERAPGVPSSACGDDGEPAEVGARRAAPLPLIRHFPMPLMASALRTQQQHLLYTLQREQQTPGPRVNPFNAWTASGADKIVVEGWNFLPAFLALQVHPFILTGAAASLVEVCMPDGEKRPHAEADASRSGAEEAEARQDAEWPVRVRLQVHPAAVAFNRSHGLPTKRAQRRGQARDGDSQEERSEADDEDLQEARQAEDSTNTFFHVHAKFAVVALPVSQLSESFLRLGQGMADGRTAHSRRSDPLDAPSIRRASANPDDCQPPLPGSAGLLQFSPALSLEKQQALKRIKMGVHNKIILRWHPDDVFWEPHQLQLNCLDQKFQFLNLHAYGKEGCLLAHSFPPFSNGYGGLQSDEEVVAEVLAVLQRMFGLPDQKLPRLVDYLVTRWQADPFTRGSYSFPAVNAFEDDTEVLRAPHPAENPRVLFAGEYVSKAYFQCVDGAYDTGLRAAECVAHEGLRLPIPPREDKTPLALDVFTGWLASGAGAQGKESEEREGGLAEKRAQSGESSGDESPESRRPCASGPTVLNACPFTGFPLPDVPTELRGYYLTDMSDAGLTDAEGSSPESSFAASPEGRRCPAVKRAELELCEETYLRLCLDFLRSGGEEAGEENSEGDANRNQAAEAFVHCLPFPSQRFFYKAFLAHVPLGVNRSRCPPASAELSALAALPPHDGVGEAEDLHTFLTRAVEVSEKEKDDVLASCSEAAGRLAGLPSRLLPNAHKAEADSLKRSGIRDQVGKPGLSNSHSEAGKGLELELREFVSFLSQYDPFVRKRVLLPLWLAASRVHGGEATADEAKKQAKQETGAEPVASEMKGTGLPVGTVKEEAPEESEPSSCRSASRAAEKTDVQGDEEESSSEAALGTGDGCGTPDAASEAAAGRADSEEEERACLRWRYLRAADVLLRHARAAAFLPSLTPIGLASFLVDSLPRAPHRPLQRAVRLPRQLVKGTSTETSLSSGAGSKSPEAEIVEKAGSGELEAAPCAEARRPSPASANDEVSASELEQRSPPPQGSTAGHAAKNEGARDESDAAIARGRKKASRRGASARRRQRVPANAFHRELGDRLLHQLRRSAFPSSDIAATALRELLKAARDGQSASKEALSLGCGELGERSFSNDERRKGNEGDLGSSTCMRQSPEMNAVRSPLEGAGAQAEKEPTGTMEADEVFPYGVEGGAGEAQMRVSDEGDEERLFSDASEDEERLFSDASEDEERLFSDASEDEERLFSDASEDEERGTYHERLCWMCGVGGDLFLCDGEARDRPHREDAEEKQENVQAAGEQSLNPRDKENERTLKASRPVKDAGLPVPSRRRGAPSRARRRSPSSSRRCRRVFHLACIFPPPTDEELQPDAVWRCPVCRFKRAKRRRLSTSAARPQTAARGGASHSPPSSAGHSLPVARPRVAQTLAAEDLIEQRGVALPGSAFSQQEQKQWVQFLSTHRFGTQSSVALQRVSLKKLFVEVMKCFLATTRRVRRRFDSLVRQRQRREEAQQRKEQRRQWIEQRKEEKRRTKLQRSPQVSTPAAGLGEDEPEAGSVKENAKGGRRARRAAPEEEPGDEGEENAERPAQKRARAAGDSAESREDMEEPEERENSQPQPSSSASRKPRRTIRTRSAVAASAAAGAADSDGVADKSDVEEDEDDDDDDDACLFREDGRPVDPFVAASRDSRFSLALQIMKEVREATARGSRCDFPLSRLAWHIQAGCRCDRAIPVRSRSKRVASPMLLNSTDMSNYRTAPQGDTAAQEQTNGTGARRQELVCRGGLRAQSRAHLRGIADENRSLSRPASPRIAADDGHECKCGRSDGEIERREDRHACLCDAAVIDAAAKAVASLAIRGAGSGGRRDERSHGATGRFTLERQNAGGQAKGEKESRGKEVAAEVLANPSSVIQASHASTDLLHEVEPDESTLKSGHKGTENPFRQAFAQATSSSSLSFLSRFCIAPFVPQPASRASASIPGHDAIGLSYRRGSGGVSGARAAVTRASPGPAAGAGMPYVSRSTPGASVASVSPVPPPGAGLPAHGLQAHPGASSGAPATAAAKKARPSPSPAASSQGSGAPPAAKVPCFSRGRTKAAAKATLFLKGCRRRGQAFSEVDARRVGGGGLSAAVGSCSVARKPGAVASSGAALGGKSRLHSSTVLTPSNRGGSPTIRDRPAHARPDTTGASLVSRSAETPHQNVSSVLGAKAVVKDARGEPAASKDSQGC from the exons ATGGATTCTCGCGCTGAAGAGGCCGATTCTGGCGACCAGAGTCGGCGGGGAGTTTGTGAGGGATCCTCGGCCGCAGCTTGTCGCGCCTCAAAGTCACTTTCTCTTGCCCGACTCACACCAGATTCGGCGGATTACGGGTCAGAAGCCCCTGCGGTTTCTGTGGACCAAGAGGAGGCGATGcacagagacgaggcgaaggacgctGGAAAAAGAGGTAAAGATAGAAGCCAGTCGCCCAGCCGGCGGACGAgcgccggccgcgagcgctcgGAGGAAGGGAACGAAAAGCCACCAGAATCCAATCGCCAGCAAGCGCGGACGGATGCAACTGCTGAGAGTGACCAGGATAGTGAAGACGCGTCCGCAGGCCGCCATGCCTCgtcccgcgccggcgacgacccCGTCTCGCCATCGTCGCcagtcgccgctgcgccgagtCGCCCGAAGCGCGACGTCAAGCGCAGCAAATACACCGACATGCTCAAGGGAAAATGGACGCCACCGGCGTCACGCGCTCTCGAGGACGACACAAAGGAGAAGCGAAAAAGAaagcggaggagagacgcgcacagCGTTCAAGGCAGTGCGATTCCTCCTCTTGCGAGTGATGCTGGCGAAGAGATGCCGCAG CTAAAAACGCCGCGGCAGACTTCGTACGGAGAGAGTGTCTCGCCAAGGagccacggcggcggctcagGAGTCTCACGAGGTCAGAGCCGTCGAGCCGTCTTGCTGGAATCGCCTCTGGCTTTGCAGTCTTTCTTGCAGTCGCCTCTGTTCGGTGAAGATTCTTTTTCTGGGCCTTATGCTGTACAAAACTCGTCAAAAAGCCCGAAAAGGGGGTCTTTCTCGTGTGACCCGTCTCTTCGcacgtctctcctctcggcgGCTCCTTCCTCTGCAAATTCATTCACTAACCGCGGGTCGCGGGGCTCGCTGTGCGACTTCCAGGCGTGCCTTCAAGCCCCCCGTGAGTCTCCGTGGCCAGTCCTTGGCGGACAtgcttcgcgtctcctgcctcccgccggcgccactCATGGGAGCTGCCGTAGCGCAGGGGGCGCCTTCCACACCTCCGAGCTCTGTCGAATCGCGACAGTTGCGCCGCTGACCCCCGCGGGGCTTTCTTTGTCTCAGCCgcacagaggcagcgcgcacTCGCCGTGGGCGGTCAAacctccgccgctgcagaggcccaAAGAGAAGTCCGCgacgtccgcggccgccgggcgcCTCTCCTGCTCAGGGTCTACCGGTGGGCGGACAGACGTGGAGCTCAACGGGGAGGCGACAGCCGGCTCGAGTGGAGAGTCGATTCCTGCCTGTCGGAGAGCAG TATGCGGGCCTGCGCTGCCAGTGGATCTCCTCGGTTTCGGCTTGCCCGCCAGAGAACTTGCGCGCGTCCTTCGGCAGCAACTGAAGAACGAGAGCGAGTGCGGGGCGCAGCGGGCACGAATCCCCACTGACGACCGTCCGCAGCCGGAAGAGACAAGGCAACGggtcgacgccgaggcgcccgtgGACGGGGCTGAAGGGAAGGACGGCAAGCTGCACCAAGACAAACAGCAGGGACgctccggaggcgaaggcagttCGAAGCTCGCAGGGGTTGCGACCCCCTCCCAGCCACTCCCGCCGTCTGTGTCACAGTCCTTgtccgcttcgccttcgccttcttgctCGCTTTCTCCGTGTTctaggaggcggcgcgccggcggcgcgtgcccagcggcgcgggcgccggcgtcggaCGCCCCGGTTGTGGAGCAGTTTTCGCTGAAGTGCGACTGCGTGGTGATTGGCGCAGGTGTTAGCGGCctggccgctgccgcgtACCTGCGGAGATGCGGAGCGAAGGTCCTTCTGGTTGAGGCAAAGCCGCGAGTGGGAGGGCGCGCCTTCACGACTCTCTTGCCAGCGCGCCAGCTCCCAGACGGAAGAAGCGTCAAGG ATATCCAAGTCGACCTGGGCGCGAACTACATGCACTGCGTCACGCGgtttcgccgtcgccagaaGCGACCCGCAGCGTCCGAccggctggaggcgcgcaagCACCAACACGATAGTGCCTTCTCCTACACGAAGAAGTCGCCGTTTGCAAATGCCAGTGGCGGACACAGTGACTTCAACACGGAGCCTGTCGGCAAGGCCATTGGAGGCatcgtcggcgcggcgggccttCCAAGAGACTGCCGGTGGAGACGCGAGCCGTCGCGGTCTGTCAGCGGCATCGCCGCTGTTCTCCGGCCTCTTGTTGCCGACGTGTGCGGAAAACAAAACTGGGAAAGCACTTTCTTCAGCAA CTGGTACGACGACCGCACAGGGGCGCGGATTTCGCACGCCTCAACGGTTCGCGTGAACCACATTCTCGAGCTTATTCGTCAgcgggctgcggcgaagctcgCTCATTTCCCGGCTCCAACCTTATCCGCGTCGAATTCTCAACTCCCCACAGAGCCGGCGGAgagccgagaaggcgcgccggagaAGAGGACAACCGGCCTGCATGAGACGTCGAGCCGGCAAGACCCGCCGGGAGGCGCTGAAAAGGTCGCAGGCGCTTCTGACAACGGCCTCGCCCCCGCCGCTCGGGCCTCGAGTCCGCCAGCGTCGTGcccgcctccctcgcttTCTCATGCGTCCTCAGCTTCTTCGTTTACGTCGTGTATCTCTGGCTGCGTCGTTCTCCCCAATTCGGAGATCGACGAGATCGTCCCTGGGGCCGTTGCGTCCACAGTCTCTCTCTCatacgccgcggcggactgctttgcgccgccgctgaggaCCTATCTGAGGCAGGCATCCGCCAGGACTCTTCCTTCGCCCTCTTGCTCGTCGCAgcaggcgaccgcgtccTGCAACGCCTCGAGCCGACCGGAAGCCCGGCGCGACGCAAGCGACTTCGACGAAGTGTGCAGCGATGCGCTAGAGAACTTGAGGACGTTccctgcagccgctgacGCCTTGGCTGACGCGTGTCCATGCGTGtgtggcgcgcgagacggagCGCACTGGccaagcagccgcagcctcccgGGGTCGAGGACGGCGGTGCGggaggccgcctccgcagagccgGAGGGGGGCAGCAGGAGCCGGGACAGGAAAAGGAAGACACGGACATCTCTAatttcgtcctccgcgtttCCTTCGTATTACCCTCTTGGTGAGCATTTGCTCCGaggtctcctcggcgccgaggacagcgcgcgcgccaccgTCGACTCTCTCCCGTCTCTCGAAGACACCGCGGCACCGGTCTcaggggccgccgccgagcaggAGCGCGCCAGCTTCGCTTCGGGCGCCTCCTGTTCGCTCTGCTGTCCTGACTGCTGCActgccgcgtgcggcgaaaggcggcgggcgatagagaagctgcgcgaagCCCAACTATCGCGCGGGGAGCACGCTCTGTATTGTGCCCTGAACACGTGCGAGCTCGAGAGGCTGAAATCGAGTCTTTCGGCGATTTCGGCTGCGGatgcgcgacgaggagaacgagggggagaaggcgcggcaggcgaggaggcaggcggggctgacgacgaggaaggatCGATGGAGTCTCTCTCCGTCAGCGGCAAGCGCCATAATTGCCCCcgtccagcggcggcaggggaCGCGAGCACCGCAGAGGAGCCTCGCGAGATGGAATGCCACGGTGGGCtagcttcttcgccgtcgacgcccACGGGCAGAGGCCTCGAGAAGACATCTCAGGCGGGAGCCTTTcgagcagcagaagaggaagggaagCAGCGAAACGGCGCGAGCGGTTTCGGCGTCCCAGGCGCGCTTCAGGACCTTCCGCGGCATCCGTCTGCCTCACCGTTTCCAGTCCAGTTTCCTTTTTCACTCCGTTTGCATGAGCACTCCATCGTCCGCCCAGTGTTCCCCGCCGCGCTTTGTACGGAtagcggctgccgccgcagcgcgtgggATATCCTCGAAGAGAGTATTCGAGAGGTTTTCGAAGAGGAGGTcctgcctgcgtctctgccgggagaagaggaggaaaaggaagaagCTTTCCCGGCTGGCAGGCAGCTCCCAGCCAGCTCTACTAAACTCAACGGAGGCGACAAAAGATCGCGGAAGGGGGCACagtcgccgacgcgcgacggGTCACCCATGGGGGGGGcgtcgcagagacgcgcgagcggtAGCTCCACTCCTCTTGCCTCCgtggaaggagaagaagggcgcgTTGGCAAGGCGAGAGAGTCGCTTAGAAACGATACGCAGTCTCTGGCGTCTCCATCGGAGCGGGGAAAACAGAAATCCAATGCCTCTCCGAAGAGCTCGCGATGCGCTTTGACTGAACAGGAGCTGCGAATGCTTTTCGTGCAGCTGCAGTCGAGACTCGGCTACGTGGGCGACCTGCGCGAACAATCGATCTCCGCCCTCAAAAACTTCCCCTTCGAGGTGGCTGTGCTCAGCGAACAGGGACGTGAGAGGGTCGCCctttcctcggcgtcgagggAAGCGCGTTTGGAGCACCCTCACCCGCCTGCCGGCTCAGGAGTGTCTCGCTCGTCCTCAACTTCCCTGTCAGCGTCCCGGGCGGTTTGGTCTTCTTCGGCTTTTCTTCCCTCGggtgcgccggcgtccgcgccgcctcttccctCCCCGCAAAGTCTTCAAACTCCCATGTCGTCGTCTCGTGCGCCTTTCGGGCAGCAACAAATCCCTGTTCGCCTTTCCGCGGCTTCTACCGCGGGGGGTgacgtgcatgcatatacagCAGGCCTGGAtgcggcagcggagcgcGCTCCTGGGGTGCCCTCTTCGGCgtgcggagacgacggcgagccggCGGAGGTGGGCGCGCGTCGGGCTGCTCCGTTGCCTCTCATCCGCCACTTTCCGATGCCGCTGAtggcctcggcgctgcggactCAGCAACAGCATCTGCTGTACACCTTGCAGAGAGAGCAGCAGACTCCGGGGCCTCGCGTGAACCCATTCAACGCGTGgacggcgtcgggcgcggacAAAATCGTCGTCGAGGGATGGAATTTCCTCCCGGCCTTCCTTGCGCTCCAAGTCCATCCCTTCATTCTcaccggcgcggcggccagcCTGGTTGAGGTGTGCATGCCAGACGGAGAAAAAaggccgcatgcagaggcagatGCCTCGCGgtcaggcgcagaggaagcagaggcgaggcaagATGCGGAGTGGCCTGTGCGAGTGAGACTCCAGGTCCATCCCGCAGCCGTTGCGTTCAACCGAAGCCACGGGCTGCCGACAaagcgggcgcagaggcgcgggcagGCCAGAGACGGAGACAGCCAAGAGGAGCGCTCAGAAGCGGACGATGAAGACCttcaggaggcgcggcaggcggaagaCTCTACCAACACGTTCTTTCA CGTCCACGCCAAgttcgctgtcgtcgccttGCCAGTGTCGCAGCTGAGCGAGTCCTTTCTCCGGTTGGGGCAGGGCATGGCAGACGGTAGAACTGCGCACTCTCGCAGGAGCGACCCTCTAGACGCACCGTCGATTCGAAGAGCCTCAGCGAACCCAGACGACtgccagccgccgctgccgggcTCCGCCGGTCTCCTTCAGTTCTCGCCGGCCCTGTCGCTCGAAAAACAGCAGGCGTTGAAGCGGATCAAAATGGGCGTTCACAACAAG ATCATCTTGCGCTGGCACCCCGACGATGTTTTCTGGGAGCCGCATCAGCTGCAGCTGAACTGCCTGGATCAGAAATTCCAGTTTCTGAACCTGCATGCGTATGGCAAAGAGGGGTGCCTTCTCGCGCATTCGTTCCCACCGTTCTCCAACGGCTACGGCGGACTGCAGTCCGATGAGGAG GTCGTCGCCGAAGTGCTCGCGGTGCTGCAGAGGATGTTTGGCTTGCCTGATCAGAagctgcctcgcctcgtAGACTACCTCGTCACGCGCTGGCAAGCAGACCCCTTCACCCGAGGATCCTATTCGTTCCCT GCCGTTAACGCGTTCGAGGACGACACTGAGGTCTTGCGCGCCCCCCATCCCGCCGAGAATCCGCGAGTCCTCTTTGCGGGGGAATACGTCAGCAAAGCCTACTTCCAGTGCGTGGACGGTGCCTACGATACAG gactccgcgccgcggagtgcGTGGCGCACGAAGGCCTGCGGCTTCCTATCCCTCCCCGTGAAGACAAAACGCCCCTCGCGCTGGATGTCTTCACGGGGTGGCTGGCGTCGGGTGCGGGCGCGCAAGGTAAGGAGtctgaggagagagagggcggccTGGCGGAAAAGCGGGCTCAAAGCGGAGAATCGAGCGGGGACGAAAGCCCTGAGTCACGGCGGCCGTGCGCCTCAGGCCCCACCGTCCTGAACGCCTGCCCCTTCACGGGTTTCCCGTTGCCAGATGTGCCGACAGAGCTTCGCGGCTATTATTTGACCGACATGTCTGACGCAGGACTcacagacgcggagggctCCAGCCCCGAGTCCTCGTTTGCCGCATCGCCCGAGGGCCGGCGATGCCCCGCTGTGAAGCGCGCAGAGCTGGAGCTGTGCGAGGAGACATATCTGCGCCTGTGTCTCGACTTTCTGAGATCTGGAGGTGAAGAGGCAGGTGAAGAAAActcagagggcgacgcgaacAGAAaccaggcggcggaggcgtttGTCCACTGCCTTCCGTTCCCGTCACAAAGATTCTTCTATAAAGCCTTCCTTGCGCATGTGCCTCTCGGCGTCAATCGCTCAAGATGCCCCCCTGCGTCGGCGGAGCTTTCCGCTCTGGCTGCCCTTCCCCCGCATGATGGGGTCGGTGAGGCAGAAGACTTGCACACGTTCTTGACTAGGGCCGTGGAAGTCTCTGAAAAAGAGAAGGACGATGTGCTAGCGAGCTGTTCAGAGGCGgccggtcgcctcgctggcctTCCGTCGCGTCTCTTGCCCAATGCCCACAAAGCGGAAGCTGACTCCCTCAAGCGGAGTGGAATCCGCGACCAGGTGGGGAAGCCTGGCCTCTCCAACAGCCATTCGGAAGCGGGCAAGGGCCTCGAGCTCGAGTTAAGAGAGTTCGTTTCCTTCCTGTCTCAATACGACCCCTTCGTGCGCAAGCGCGTCCTTCTTCCGCTGTGGCTagcagcgagccgcgtgcacggaggcgaggcgactgcggatgaagcgaagaagcaggcgaagcaggagaCCGGGGCGGAGCCCGTTGCAAGCGAGATGAAGGGGACAGGCCTGCCGGTGGGAACAGTGAAGGAAGAAGCGCCAGAGGAAAGCGAgcccagcagctgcaggtcCGCGTCACGCGCAGCCGAAAAAACAGATGTccaaggcgacgaggaggaaagcagcagcgaagcggcTCTCGGGACGGGCGACGGGTGCGGGACCCCGGATGCTgccagcgaagccgcggcgggcagagctgacagcgaggaggaagaacgGGCTTGCTTGCGGTGGAGGTATCTGCGGGCTGCGGATGTCCTtctgcgccacgcgcgagcggcagcttTCCTGCCGTCGCTGACTCCGATCGGCCTCGCCAGCTTCCTCGTAGATTCCCTGCCCCGTGCACCGCATCGcccgctccagcgcgcggtCCGGCTTCCACGGCAGCTGGTAAAAGGGACGTCGACCGAGACCAGTCTCTCTTCTGGTGCGGGCTCGAAAAGTCCTGAGGCAGAGATTGTGGAAAAGGCGGGAAGCGGCGAACTGGAAGCAGCTCCCTGCGCGGAGGCCCGACGACCCTCACCGGCCTCCGCAAACGACGAGGTCTCAGCGTCAGAGCTTGAGCAGcgctctccccctccccaGGGCTCAACGGCGGGACACGCCGCGAAGAACGAAGGCGCTCGCGACGAGAGTGACGCGGCGATCGcaagagggaggaagaaggcatcaaggcgaggcgcgtctgcgcgtcgccggcagcgcgtgcCCGCCAACGCGTTTCACAGGGAACTGGGAGATCGCCTGCTTCACCAGCTTCGTCGTAGCGCCTTTCCGTCCTCCGATATCGCAGCCACGGCGCTTCGCGAGCTtttgaaggcggcgcgagacggccAGAGCGCGAGCAAGGAGGCACTCAGCcttggctgcggcgagctTGGTGAGAGAAGCTTCTCAAACGATGAGCGGAGGAAAGGGAATGAGGGTGATTTGGGGTCTTCCACGTGCATGCGCCAGAGCCCAGAAATGAACGCGGTGCGTAGTCCGCTGGAAGGAGCAGGTGCGCAAGCGGAAAAAGAGCCGACAGGCACGatggaggcagacgaggtTTTTCCATACGGCGtggaaggaggcgcaggagaggcgcagatgcGAGTGTcggacgagggagacgaagagcggcTCTTCAGCGACGCCtctgaagacgaagagcggcTCTTCAGCGACGCCtctgaagacgaagagcggcTCTTCAGCGACGCCtctgaagacgaagagcggcTCTTCAGCGACGCCtctgaagacgaagagcggGGCACTTACCACGAACGTCTGTGCTGGATGTGTGGGGTCGGGGGCGACCTTTTCTTGTGCGACGGTGAGGCCAGAGACCGTCCACacagagaggacgcagaagaaaagcaAGAGAATGTGCAGGCTGCCGGTGAACAGTCTCTGAATCCCCGCGACAAGGAGAACGAACGCACCTTGAAAGCCTCGCGTCCAGTCAAGGACGCTGGTTTGCCAGTGccgtctcggcggcgcggcgctccgtctcgggcgcggcggcgttcgccttcctcgtcacgccgctgtcggcgcgTGTTCCATCTGGCTTGCATTTTCCCGCCCCCGACAGACGAGGAACTGCAGCCGGATGCCGTCTGGCGGTGCCCGGTTTGCCGCTTCAAGAGAGCAAAACGGAGACGCCTCTCGACCAGCGCTGCAAGGCCCCAaaccgcggcgcgcggcggtgccTCGCACAGTCCGCCGAGTTCAGCAGGCCACAGCTTGCCTGTCGCCCGAccgcgcgtggcgcagaCGTTGGCAGCAGAAGATCTGATCGAGCAGCGTGGTGTGGCGCTGCCTGGCTCGGCATTTTCTCAACAGGAGCAAAAACAATGGGTGCAGTTTCTCAGCACGCACCGGTTTGGCACGCAGTCGAGTGTCGCCCTGCAGAGAGTGTCTCTGAAGAAGTTGTTTGTTGAAGTGATGAAGTGCTTCTTGGCTACCACCCGACGtgtgcgccggcgcttcgACTCGCTCGTCcgccagcgccagcgccgcgaggaagctcAGCAGCGCaaggagcagcggcgccagtgGATAGAGCAGCgtaaagaagaaaaacgaaggaCGAAACTCCAGAGAAGTCCTCAGGTATCCACTCCTGCAGCAGGCTTGGGTGAAGATGAACCCGAAGCGGGCAGCGTGAAAGAGAACGCAAAGGGTggaaggagagcgaggagggcagCACCAGAGGAGGAACCTGGAGACGAAGGGGAAGAAAACGCGGAACGACCGGCACAGAAACGAGCGCGGGCCGCCGGAGACAGCGCTGAGTCCCGAGAGGACATGGAAGAGCcggaagagcgagaaaattcacagccgcagccgtcttcttcagcgtcgcGCAAACCAAGGCGCACGATTCGCACACGCTCCGCTgttgcggcgagcgccgctgccggcgccgcggataGCGACGGGGTTGCTGACAAGTCCGACGtggaagaggacgaagacgacgacgatgacgacgacgcgTGCCTGTTCAGGGAAGACGGGCGGCCGGTAGACCCCTTCGTTGCTGCCTCCAGAGATTCGCGTTTTTCCCTTGCGCTTCAGATCATGAAGGAGGTCCGAGAAGccacggcgcgcggcagccgctgtgACTTTCCGttgtcgcgcctcgcctggcACATCCAGGCTGGCTGTCGCTGCGACCGCGCGATACCAGTGCGGTCCCGATCAAAGCGTGTAGCGTCACCTATGCTCCTGAACAGCACAGATATGTCGAATTACCGCACTGCCCCACAGGGTGATACAGCTGCACAGGAACAAACGAATGGaaccggcgcgcggcggcaagaGCTCGTTTGCCGTGGCGGCTTGCGGGCGCAGAGCAGAGCGCACCTGCGGGGGATCGCAGACGAAAACCGCAGTCTCAGCaggcctgcctcgccgcgcatCGCCGCAGACGATGGACACGAGTGCAAATGCGGCcggagcgacggagagattgaaagaagagaagacaggCACGCGTGTTTGTGTGACGCTGCGGTGATTGACGCCGCTGCCAAGGCAGTCGCCAGTCTAGCGATTCGAGGCGCGGGCTCAGGCGGGAGGCGGGATGAGAGGAGCCACGGGGCCACGGGTCGCTTCACCCTGGAGAGACAGAATGCAGGCGGTCAAGCGAAGGGTGAAAAGGAAAGCAGAGGAAAGGAAGTCGCTGCAGAGGTTTTGGCTAACCCTTCTTCAGTGATCCAAGCTTCGCATGCGTCAACGGATCTATTGCATGAAGTGGAGCCGGATGAATCGACCCTCAAGTCCGGGCACAAGGGGACAGAGAATCCATTTAGGCAAGCtttcgcgcaggcgacgtcgTCCTCATCCTTGAGTTTCCTTTCCCGTTTCTGCATCGCGCCGTTCGTCCCTCAGCCAGCGtcccgcgcgtccgcgtctaTCCCTGGTCACGATGCGATCGGTCTCTCCTATCGAAGAGGCAGCGGTGGCGTttccggcgcccgcgcggctgtcACGAGGGCAAGCCCAggccccgcggcgggggcggggatGCCTTACGTCTCGCGGTCGACTCCGGGTGCCTCGGTCGCGTCAGTGTCTCCCGTGCCTCCTCCAGGCGCTGGTTTGCCCGCGCATGGCCTCCAGGCTCACCCAGGCGCATCGTCGGgagcgcccgcgaccgccgcggcgaagaaggcaagGCCGTCCCCCTCTCCTGCAGCCTCTTCGCAGGGCTCTGGTGCCCCCCCTGCAGCGAAGGTGCCCTGTTTCTCGCGAGGCCGGACCAAGGCCGC